One window of Hymenobacter sp. BRD128 genomic DNA carries:
- a CDS encoding ABC transporter permease has translation MSATSMLAATGTLARFAGRFFREGFRPRYEVSEFLYQCYVVGYQSLPLVGITGFIMGLVLTLRLRPTMVQFGAESWIPVMVGLTIIQELSPIITGLMVAGKVGSNIGAELSSMRVTEQIDAMDVSGTNPFKYLVVTRVLATTLMVPVLTLLSDAIGLLSAFVGVNMQGSTSLALFINHILGRLTYGQVLPAVIKTFFFGFAIGLISCYKGYYASNDTAGVGRAANSAVVAGSLAVFLLDLVAVLVSTAFGLI, from the coding sequence GTGTCCGCCACCTCTATGCTCGCCGCCACCGGCACCCTGGCCCGGTTTGCGGGGCGGTTTTTCCGCGAGGGGTTTCGGCCGCGCTACGAAGTGTCGGAGTTTCTGTACCAATGCTACGTCGTGGGGTATCAGTCGCTGCCGCTGGTGGGTATCACGGGCTTTATTATGGGGCTGGTGCTCACGCTGCGGCTGCGGCCCACGATGGTGCAGTTCGGCGCCGAGTCGTGGATTCCGGTGATGGTGGGCCTCACCATCATTCAGGAGCTAAGCCCCATCATCACGGGCCTGATGGTGGCCGGCAAGGTAGGCTCCAACATCGGGGCCGAGCTCAGCTCGATGCGCGTAACCGAGCAGATTGACGCCATGGACGTATCGGGCACTAACCCCTTCAAGTACCTAGTAGTCACGCGGGTGCTGGCCACTACGCTCATGGTGCCGGTGCTCACGCTGCTCTCCGATGCCATCGGGCTGCTGTCGGCCTTCGTGGGGGTTAATATGCAGGGCTCGACCTCGCTGGCGCTGTTTATCAACCACATTCTGGGCCGCCTCACCTACGGCCAGGTGCTACCGGCAGTCATTAAAACCTTCTTTTTCGGCTTTGCCATCGGCCTCATCAGCTGCTACAAAGGCTACTACGCCAGCAACGACACGGCCGGCGTGGGCCGCGCCGCCAACTCGGCCGTGGTGGCCGGCTCGCTGGCCGTATTTCTGCTCGACCTGGTGGCCGTGCTGGTCAGCACGGCGTTTGGGCT
- a CDS encoding PAS domain-containing sensor histidine kinase, whose protein sequence is MLSASYTTVLANLLYTHSREFVGIYDVALGWFTQVNPVAVQLLGYASEAEFLADPDHSLRSPPWTSDEWRVLCELTQREGHHELDAIIRRHTGEPFPAYLRLTYFEAEGRPSLLVCLAEQSPLQRAERALAHSVRRFEAVFTNATIGIIVCDKTGSIVSANGLAGELFGYSQPALLGQRIEVLVPGAAGRRHEQLRKTFNAQPQVRSMGGHRALQGQRQDGSVFPVEVSLSYFYLDEELYVVAYVLDISRKKAAEQELHDQHQQVARLNAELEQKVADRTHALLSTLEQLEKRGQELAQALAAEQELGELKSRFVSMASHEFRTPLTAVLSSAALIGKYPDGDQQPQRLKHLERINISVNHLNAILEEFLSVGRIEEGKVEINPVAFDLNTLLDETLADVQSLRKTGQTFVRQVACPDPFWLDSSLLRKILVNLLSNALKYSGENATVTVQAACHDSQLTVSVADQGVGISKEDQTHLFERFFRARNVSTVPGTGLGLYIIARYLELMGGTIDLQSAPDQGTTVTVTLPYENHSAD, encoded by the coding sequence ATGCTGTCCGCTTCCTACACCACCGTGCTGGCCAACCTGCTCTACACGCACTCGCGCGAGTTTGTGGGTATTTATGATGTGGCCTTGGGCTGGTTTACGCAGGTAAACCCCGTGGCGGTGCAACTGCTGGGCTACGCCTCCGAGGCCGAGTTTCTGGCCGACCCCGACCACTCGCTGCGCTCGCCGCCCTGGACGAGTGACGAGTGGCGGGTGCTGTGCGAGCTGACCCAGCGCGAAGGCCACCACGAGCTGGACGCCATCATTCGGCGCCACACCGGCGAGCCGTTCCCGGCCTACCTGCGGCTCACGTACTTTGAGGCCGAGGGCCGGCCCTCGCTGCTGGTGTGCCTGGCCGAGCAAAGCCCGCTGCAGCGCGCCGAGCGCGCGCTGGCCCACAGCGTGCGCCGCTTCGAGGCCGTGTTTACCAACGCCACCATCGGTATTATCGTCTGCGATAAAACCGGCAGTATCGTGTCGGCCAATGGCCTGGCGGGCGAGCTTTTTGGCTACTCGCAGCCCGCGTTGCTGGGCCAGCGCATCGAAGTGCTGGTACCGGGTGCCGCCGGCCGCCGCCACGAGCAGCTGCGCAAAACATTCAACGCCCAGCCCCAGGTGCGCAGCATGGGCGGGCACCGCGCCTTGCAGGGCCAGCGCCAGGATGGCTCGGTGTTTCCGGTCGAAGTCAGCCTGAGCTACTTTTACCTTGATGAGGAGCTGTACGTAGTGGCCTACGTCCTCGACATTTCCCGCAAAAAGGCCGCTGAGCAGGAGCTGCACGACCAGCACCAGCAGGTGGCCCGCCTCAACGCCGAGCTCGAGCAGAAGGTGGCTGACCGCACCCACGCCCTGCTCAGCACCCTGGAGCAGCTCGAAAAGCGGGGCCAGGAGCTGGCCCAGGCCCTAGCCGCCGAGCAGGAGTTGGGCGAATTAAAATCGCGCTTCGTGAGCATGGCCTCGCACGAGTTTCGCACGCCGCTCACGGCCGTGCTCAGCTCGGCCGCGCTCATCGGCAAATACCCCGACGGCGACCAGCAGCCCCAGCGCCTCAAGCACCTGGAGCGCATCAATATCTCGGTCAACCACTTGAATGCCATTCTGGAAGAGTTTCTCTCCGTCGGGCGCATCGAGGAAGGCAAGGTGGAAATCAATCCAGTTGCTTTCGACCTGAATACCCTGCTCGACGAAACCCTGGCCGACGTGCAGAGCCTGCGCAAGACCGGCCAAACCTTCGTGCGGCAGGTGGCGTGCCCCGACCCGTTTTGGCTCGACTCGTCGCTGCTGCGCAAGATTTTGGTGAATTTGCTCTCCAATGCCCTCAAGTATTCGGGCGAAAACGCCACAGTGACGGTGCAGGCGGCGTGCCACGATAGCCAGCTGACCGTCAGCGTGGCCGACCAGGGCGTGGGGATTTCCAAGGAAGACCAGACCCACTTGTTCGAGCGGTTTTTTCGGGCCCGCAACGTTTCGACGGTGCCCGGCACCGGGCTAGGCCTCTACATCATTGCCCGCTATCTGGAGCTGATGGGCGGCACCATCGACCTGCAAAGCGCCCCCGACCAGGGCACTACCGTCACGGTCACCCTTCCCTATGAAAACCATTCTGCTGATTGA
- a CDS encoding response regulator: protein MKTILLIEDDAFIRENTAELLGLAGYAVHAAKNGKLGVEQALAEKPDLVVCDIMMPVLDGYGVLHIFNQNPQLAGVPFIFLTAKTERIDQRRGMELGADDYLTKPFSENELLSAISGRLARFRHLKPDYDLRAGGLGEFLDDARAVGHLAGLSGDRKTHAVRRKQTIYLEGDEVTRGYFVQAGRVKTVKTTEGGKELITGFYGPGEFFGYLPLLEHTLHSDSAVALDDAELVYIPQDDFSQLLLRNSAVSQQFIRLLAGRVREREQQLLTMAYSSIRRRVADTLLRLHEPISADPTASIQLSRDDMAAMVGTAPESLIRTLSEFNQNGLIALTPKHIRVLQPERLRRAHW from the coding sequence ATGAAAACCATTCTGCTGATTGAGGACGACGCGTTTATCCGCGAAAACACCGCCGAGCTGCTCGGGCTGGCCGGCTACGCCGTGCACGCCGCCAAAAACGGTAAGCTTGGCGTGGAGCAGGCTCTGGCCGAGAAGCCCGACTTGGTGGTGTGCGACATTATGATGCCGGTGCTCGACGGCTACGGCGTGCTGCATATTTTCAACCAGAACCCGCAGCTGGCGGGCGTGCCCTTCATCTTCCTCACCGCCAAAACCGAGCGCATCGACCAGCGCCGCGGTATGGAGCTGGGGGCCGACGACTACCTCACCAAACCCTTCAGCGAAAACGAGCTGCTGAGCGCCATCAGCGGCCGGCTAGCCCGGTTTCGGCACCTCAAGCCCGACTATGACCTGCGCGCCGGCGGCCTGGGCGAGTTTCTGGACGATGCCCGCGCCGTGGGCCACCTGGCTGGCCTGTCGGGCGACCGCAAAACCCACGCGGTGCGCCGCAAGCAGACCATCTACCTGGAAGGCGACGAGGTCACGCGGGGCTACTTCGTGCAGGCCGGCCGGGTAAAAACCGTGAAAACGACCGAAGGCGGCAAAGAATTGATTACGGGCTTTTATGGCCCCGGCGAGTTTTTTGGCTACCTGCCGTTGCTGGAGCACACCCTGCACAGCGACTCGGCCGTGGCCCTCGACGATGCGGAGTTGGTGTACATTCCGCAGGATGACTTTTCGCAGTTGCTGCTGCGCAATTCGGCGGTGAGCCAGCAGTTTATTCGGCTGCTGGCGGGCCGCGTGCGCGAGCGCGAGCAGCAGCTCCTGACCATGGCCTACAGCTCCATCCGGCGCCGCGTGGCCGATACGTTGCTGCGCCTGCACGAGCCCATCAGCGCCGACCCCACCGCCAGCATCCAGCTCTCGCGCGATGACATGGCCGCTATGGTCGGCACGGCCCCCGAGTCGCTCATTCGCACCCTTAGCGAATTCAACCAGAACGGCTTAATTGCCCTGACGCCCAAACATATTCGGGTGCTGCAGCCAGAGAGGCTGCGCCGGGCGCATTGGTAG
- a CDS encoding universal stress protein, with translation MKPNFVVLTDSSPAGERAQAYAAALAAPLGAELHLVHVFAPMAVTTLEYGFTMPMLDVDYVRALRNSLASAAAGLSVPTTSEVIENEWYTAVEQALDTYRPLLLIAGLTATHGRLEEWLNNRALPLAHRTGYPLLLVPEHLPAAALRPPRRLVLAVEDRPFTLTPEALALAPLLQALGCAFVTTTVFPPQQATSGEAGWLAAQRCGLAPTLAGSALHRVVDARPAAGIWQATDELEADMLALLDQGHGWMHKMFSGSVIAHAVRFSQVPVLLLSARMAA, from the coding sequence ATGAAACCTAACTTCGTTGTCCTCACCGATTCTTCGCCTGCCGGCGAGCGGGCGCAAGCCTACGCCGCCGCGCTGGCCGCGCCGCTGGGGGCCGAGCTGCACCTGGTGCATGTATTTGCCCCAATGGCCGTAACCACCCTGGAATATGGCTTTACGATGCCCATGCTGGACGTGGACTATGTGCGCGCACTCCGTAATTCCCTCGCCAGTGCCGCTGCGGGTCTATCCGTGCCCACTACCTCCGAAGTAATTGAAAATGAGTGGTACACGGCCGTGGAGCAGGCCCTGGATACCTATCGGCCGCTGCTGCTAATTGCTGGCCTCACGGCCACCCACGGCCGCCTCGAAGAGTGGCTCAATAACCGCGCCCTTCCGCTGGCCCACCGCACGGGCTATCCGCTGCTATTGGTACCCGAGCACCTGCCCGCCGCCGCCCTGCGCCCGCCCCGCCGCCTGGTGCTGGCCGTGGAGGACCGCCCGTTTACCCTCACGCCCGAGGCGCTGGCCCTGGCGCCGCTGCTGCAGGCGCTGGGCTGCGCGTTCGTCACGACCACCGTATTTCCGCCCCAGCAGGCCACGAGCGGCGAGGCGGGCTGGCTGGCCGCGCAGCGTTGCGGGCTAGCCCCCACCCTGGCCGGCAGTGCGCTGCACCGGGTGGTGGATGCGCGGCCCGCCGCCGGCATCTGGCAGGCCACCGACGAGTTGGAGGCCGACATGCTGGCCTTGCTCGACCAGGGCCACGGCTGGATGCATAAGATGTTCAGCGGCAGCGTTATTGCCCACGCTGTGCGGTTTTCGCAGGTGCCGGTGCTGCTGCTCTCGGCGCGCATGGCGGCCTGA
- a CDS encoding universal stress protein: MRRGARHGPPPHRAHKGGAGLRAAQRCGLAPTLAGSALHRVVDARPAAGIWQATDELEADMLALLDQGHGWIHKLFSGSVIADVLRYSQVPVLLLPLAAE, from the coding sequence TTGCGCCGTGGTGCCCGTCACGGTCCTCCCCCCCACCGGGCCCACAAGGGCGGCGCCGGCCTGCGGGCCGCGCAGCGCTGCGGGCTAGCCCCCACCCTGGCCGGCAGCGCGCTGCACCGGGTGGTGGATGCGCGGCCCGCCGCCGGCATCTGGCAGGCCACCGACGAGCTGGAGGCCGACATGCTAGCCTTGCTCGACCAGGGTCACGGCTGGATACATAAGCTCTTTAGCGGCAGCGTGATTGCCGATGTGCTGCGCTACTCGCAGGTGCCGGTGCTACTACTACCCCTCGCGGCGGAGTAG
- a CDS encoding universal stress protein: MKTDFIVFTDGTPANEFMLAYAAVLAAPLGATLHLVHVLAQPLVALEFGPPLLDTDYVPAVRAGLLEAAARLPVPATVELLEDDNWYSALDQLLAAYQPALLLAGLSATDGPLDEWLSNRALPLAHRTGYPLLLVPEFLAAMYLRPPRRLVLAVEDRPFTLTPEGRALAPLLARLSCAVVPVTVLPPTGPTRAAPACGPRSAAG; encoded by the coding sequence ATGAAAACCGACTTTATTGTTTTCACCGATGGCACGCCCGCCAACGAGTTCATGCTAGCCTACGCCGCCGTGCTGGCCGCCCCGCTGGGGGCCACGCTGCACCTGGTGCACGTGCTGGCGCAGCCGCTGGTTGCCCTAGAATTTGGGCCGCCGCTACTCGATACGGATTACGTGCCGGCCGTGCGCGCCGGGCTGCTAGAGGCGGCGGCCCGCTTGCCGGTGCCGGCCACCGTCGAGCTGCTGGAAGACGACAACTGGTATTCGGCCCTCGACCAGCTGCTGGCCGCTTACCAGCCGGCGCTGCTGCTAGCCGGCCTTTCCGCCACCGATGGGCCGCTGGACGAGTGGCTGAGCAACCGCGCCCTACCGCTGGCCCACCGCACGGGCTACCCGCTGCTGCTAGTGCCCGAGTTTCTGGCGGCTATGTATCTGCGCCCGCCCCGCCGCCTGGTGCTGGCCGTGGAGGACCGCCCGTTTACCCTCACGCCCGAGGGGCGGGCCCTGGCCCCGCTGCTCGCCCGGCTGAGTTGCGCCGTGGTGCCCGTCACGGTCCTCCCCCCCACCGGGCCCACAAGGGCGGCGCCGGCCTGCGGGCCGCGCAGCGCTGCGGGCTAG
- a CDS encoding BON domain-containing protein, translating into MQTLETFEQTIEHVVDADITTAIELFFTTKKGVAAHLIDVATHDGIVLLTGITDNLLSRERAEEIALALRGVRGVVNEILISTPDVADHELQAHVASALAADPATSDYNVQATAADGHLTLAGTLQSWAEKELVLRVVRGVKGVRSLGADDLLIRWGKIENSDEEISTQIRELLAWDIRVNSALVQVRTTDRVVRLSGTVGTAAEKNRVEATAYRAGAARVDARDLAVAYWALGHELRRDKLAPRSDQDIAQAVVDAFRFDPRVLSYQPLVAVHNGVVTLSGVVSNLRAKQDAERDARHVVGVWDVHNLLKVRTKRFIPDLHIGQTIREALARDPYVSGCDFSVYVRNGKAQLYGQVSTHFEQEQAGAVASGVNGVAELDNWVSVPGSPDFNAYQTAAWKPTMPRPNPDFALAERIRNRYFWSASLNNQEIEVLVEKGHATLTGTVETWLDREQATYAAYDAGASFVDNDLLISPDHGL; encoded by the coding sequence ATGCAAACCCTCGAAACCTTCGAACAGACCATTGAGCACGTGGTCGATGCAGACATTACGACCGCCATTGAGCTGTTTTTTACCACCAAGAAAGGCGTAGCTGCGCACCTCATCGACGTAGCCACCCACGATGGCATTGTGCTGCTGACCGGCATTACCGACAACCTGCTCTCGCGCGAGCGGGCCGAAGAAATTGCCCTGGCCCTGCGCGGCGTGCGCGGCGTGGTGAATGAGATTCTTATCAGCACGCCCGACGTGGCCGACCACGAGCTGCAAGCGCACGTAGCCAGCGCCCTGGCCGCCGACCCCGCCACCAGCGACTACAACGTGCAGGCCACCGCCGCCGATGGCCACCTTACCCTAGCGGGCACGCTCCAGAGCTGGGCCGAGAAGGAACTGGTGCTGCGCGTGGTGCGCGGCGTGAAGGGCGTGCGTAGCCTTGGAGCCGACGACCTGCTTATCCGCTGGGGCAAAATCGAGAATTCGGACGAAGAAATCAGCACCCAAATCCGTGAGCTGCTGGCCTGGGACATTCGGGTGAACAGCGCCCTGGTGCAAGTGCGCACCACCGACCGGGTAGTGCGCCTGAGCGGCACGGTGGGCACCGCCGCCGAGAAAAACCGCGTGGAGGCCACCGCTTACCGGGCCGGCGCGGCGCGCGTCGATGCCCGCGACCTGGCGGTGGCCTACTGGGCGCTGGGCCACGAGCTGCGGCGCGACAAGCTAGCCCCGCGCTCCGACCAGGACATTGCCCAGGCCGTGGTCGATGCCTTTCGCTTCGACCCGCGCGTGCTCTCGTACCAGCCGCTGGTGGCGGTGCACAACGGCGTGGTGACGCTGAGCGGGGTCGTGAGCAACCTGCGCGCCAAGCAGGATGCCGAGCGCGACGCCCGCCACGTAGTGGGCGTCTGGGACGTACATAACCTGCTGAAAGTACGCACCAAGCGCTTCATCCCCGACCTGCACATCGGCCAGACCATCCGCGAGGCGCTGGCCCGCGACCCCTACGTGAGCGGCTGCGACTTCAGCGTGTACGTGCGCAACGGCAAGGCCCAGCTGTATGGGCAGGTGAGCACGCACTTTGAGCAGGAGCAGGCCGGGGCCGTGGCCTCGGGCGTGAATGGCGTGGCAGAGCTGGACAACTGGGTGAGCGTGCCCGGCAGCCCCGATTTCAACGCCTACCAGACCGCCGCCTGGAAGCCCACTATGCCCCGCCCCAACCCCGACTTCGCCCTGGCCGAGCGCATCCGCAACCGGTACTTCTGGTCGGCTAGCCTCAATAATCAGGAGATAGAGGTGCTGGTAGAGAAAGGCCACGCCACGCTCACGGGCACCGTCGAAACCTGGCTCGACCGCGAACAGGCCACCTACGCGGCCTACGACGCCGGCGCCAGCTTCGTGGACAACGACCTGCTCATCTCGCCCGACCACGGACTGTAA